One segment of Acidobacteriota bacterium DNA contains the following:
- a CDS encoding VOC family protein, protein MKRVTGIGGIFFKAKDAPALQAWYKQHLGIAVQAWGGAAFDWTDAEGKPVAGTTAWLINPQESNHFAPSSASFMVNYRVEDLHALVKVLKEEGCNVLEKIDESEYGKFAWVIDPEGNKVELWQPPVGQ, encoded by the coding sequence ATGAAGCGAGTCACTGGCATTGGCGGTATCTTCTTCAAAGCCAAAGACGCTCCGGCGCTACAGGCTTGGTACAAGCAGCACTTGGGAATCGCTGTCCAAGCCTGGGGCGGAGCTGCCTTCGATTGGACCGACGCCGAGGGCAAGCCGGTGGCAGGCACAACTGCCTGGTTAATCAATCCGCAAGAAAGTAATCACTTTGCTCCAAGCTCTGCTTCCTTCATGGTCAACTACCGAGTGGAAGACCTCCACGCCTTGGTCAAGGTCTTGAAGGAAGAAGGCTGCAATGTGCTCGAGAAGATTGACGAATCTGAGTATGGGAAGTTTGCCTGGGTCATTGATCCAGAAGGAAACAAAGTAGAACTTTGGCAACCGCCTGTCGGCCAATGA